A stretch of Pseudolysobacter antarcticus DNA encodes these proteins:
- the msbA gene encoding lipid A export permease/ATP-binding protein MsbA, translating into MTDPSSAHVHASGIATYRRLLGYAAFYKGIACAGILGMVFDAAVQATFAYSIKPMLDDLFMHPNPAIIFWMPLILITLFLVRGIATYTSDYSMARIGRGVVHNLRSQVFKRYLELPVAYFDREPAGQLIARLTYTVEQVAQATTDAVKVMVLDTLTIIGLIIVMLYQSTSLTLALFFMMPLIGAIVFFVGRRYRRISHRIQTSVGSVTGIVEEAVTGQREIKIYGAQDSEQTRFADVNERNRGLNLKVASTNALSTALVQLVAASALAAIIFFATRASMVGRMTPGTFMSLITAMLALLPSLKRLTTVQALMQRGVAAGQNLFEILDTPAESDSGAVVLTRSRGEIELRDVGLRYPRAPTPSLHNIDLHCAPGTVTALVGRSGSGKSSLVSLISRFYEPTSGEVLLDGRALAEYDLRGLRAQIALVSQSVVLFNDSIARNIAYGALSGASEAEIVAAAEAANAMEFIRRLPQGIHSPVGERGALLSGGQRQRIAIARAILKNAPILILDEATSALDSESERLIQDALNRMMRERTTVVIAHRLSTVEHADQVVVLDGGRIVERGTHRELLALNQQYAALHRMQFRDAAGDVALESA; encoded by the coding sequence GTGACCGATCCGTCTTCCGCGCATGTTCACGCCAGTGGCATAGCCACCTATCGGCGCCTGCTCGGTTATGCGGCGTTCTACAAAGGCATAGCCTGTGCCGGCATCCTCGGCATGGTGTTCGATGCGGCGGTGCAGGCGACGTTCGCCTATTCGATCAAGCCGATGCTCGATGACTTGTTCATGCATCCGAATCCGGCCATCATTTTCTGGATGCCGCTGATCCTGATCACACTTTTTCTGGTGCGCGGAATAGCCACCTATACGTCTGATTACAGCATGGCGCGCATCGGTCGCGGGGTGGTGCACAATCTGCGCAGCCAAGTATTCAAGCGTTATCTCGAACTACCGGTCGCCTATTTCGACCGCGAGCCGGCCGGACAGTTGATCGCGCGCCTGACCTATACCGTCGAGCAGGTCGCACAGGCGACCACCGATGCGGTGAAGGTGATGGTACTGGATACGCTCACGATCATCGGCCTGATCATCGTCATGCTGTATCAGAGCACGAGTCTGACCCTGGCATTGTTTTTCATGATGCCGTTGATCGGTGCGATCGTGTTTTTTGTCGGGCGTCGTTATCGACGCATCAGCCATCGCATCCAGACTTCGGTCGGATCGGTCACCGGTATCGTCGAGGAAGCCGTGACCGGGCAACGCGAAATCAAGATATACGGCGCGCAGGATTCGGAGCAGACGCGCTTCGCTGATGTCAACGAGCGCAATCGTGGGCTCAATCTCAAAGTAGCATCGACCAATGCGCTTTCCACCGCGCTGGTGCAGTTGGTCGCGGCGAGCGCGCTGGCGGCGATTATATTTTTTGCCACTCGCGCATCGATGGTCGGTCGCATGACGCCGGGCACATTCATGTCATTGATCACCGCGATGCTCGCGCTGTTGCCGTCGCTGAAGCGATTGACCACGGTGCAGGCATTGATGCAGCGTGGCGTGGCTGCGGGTCAGAATCTGTTCGAGATTCTCGATACGCCGGCCGAGTCGGATAGCGGCGCTGTCGTACTGACGCGCAGTCGTGGTGAGATCGAATTGCGCGACGTCGGCTTGCGTTATCCGCGCGCGCCGACGCCTTCCTTGCACAACATCGATCTGCATTGTGCGCCGGGTACGGTCACGGCGCTGGTCGGTCGCTCCGGTAGCGGAAAATCCAGTCTGGTAAGTTTGATTTCGCGATTCTACGAGCCGACCAGCGGCGAGGTTTTGCTCGATGGGCGGGCGCTTGCAGAATACGATTTGCGCGGTCTGCGCGCGCAGATTGCGCTGGTCAGCCAGAGTGTCGTGCTGTTCAACGACAGCATCGCGCGCAACATCGCCTACGGTGCGCTCAGCGGCGCGAGCGAGGCCGAAATCGTGGCCGCCGCCGAAGCCGCCAACGCGATGGAATTCATCCGCCGTCTGCCGCAAGGCATCCACAGCCCGGTCGGCGAACGTGGTGCGTTGTTGTCCGGTGGACAGCGCCAGCGCATCGCGATCGCGCGCGCGATTTTGAAGAACGCCCCGATCCTGATTCTCGATGAAGCCACCTCGGCACTCGACAGCGAATCCGAGCGGCTGATCCAGGATGCGCTGAATCGCATGATGCGCGAACGCACTACCGTGGTGATCGCGCATCGTTTGTCGACGGTCGAGCATGCTGATCAAGTCGTGGTGCTCGATGGCGGACGTATCGTCGAGCGTGGCACGCACCGGGAGCTGCTTGCTTTGAATCAGCAGTATGCCGCGCTGCATCGCATGCAGTTTCGCGATGCTGCCGGTGATGTTGCGCTCGAAAGTGCATGA
- the lpxK gene encoding tetraacyldisaccharide 4'-kinase translates to MSRADFQARIESLWYDPTRLPPLWLRMLSGVYAMLAGMRRGLYRCGIFKVESLPIPVIVVGNISVGGTGKTPLTIALVEALRARGWNPGVISRGYGASSEGPMLVGDDALPGTVGDEPCLIRQRTGVPIAVGRDRVAVARLLLAVAKPDVLIADDGMQHYALLRNVEICVIDGQRRFGNGRLLPAGPLREPVSRLARVEFRVCNGGTAQGDEVPMHLLGDHAVALANPALVQSLQAFSGQRVHAVAAIGNPPRFFAALRSHGLDLVEHAFADHHLYVASDLAFADDLPILMTEKDAVKCRSFAQPNLWFVPVRAELPEAFFDAVVAKLTKSARAEISG, encoded by the coding sequence ATGAGTCGCGCTGATTTCCAGGCGCGGATCGAAAGCCTCTGGTACGACCCCACGCGTTTGCCGCCGCTCTGGTTGCGCATGTTGTCTGGTGTCTACGCAATGCTAGCCGGCATGCGCCGCGGCTTGTATCGATGCGGTATTTTCAAAGTCGAATCACTGCCGATCCCGGTGATCGTGGTCGGCAACATCAGCGTCGGCGGTACCGGCAAGACGCCGCTGACGATTGCGTTGGTTGAAGCGCTGCGTGCGCGTGGCTGGAACCCCGGCGTGATCAGCCGAGGTTACGGCGCGAGCAGCGAAGGTCCGATGCTGGTCGGCGACGATGCGCTGCCCGGCACGGTTGGCGACGAGCCCTGCCTGATCCGCCAGCGCACTGGCGTGCCGATCGCGGTAGGGCGAGATCGCGTTGCCGTGGCGCGTCTGTTGCTGGCGGTCGCAAAGCCCGATGTGCTGATCGCCGATGATGGCATGCAACATTATGCACTTTTGCGCAATGTGGAAATTTGCGTGATTGATGGTCAACGCCGTTTCGGCAATGGACGCCTGCTGCCAGCCGGGCCGCTGCGCGAGCCGGTCAGTCGTCTGGCGCGTGTCGAGTTTCGTGTTTGCAATGGCGGGACTGCGCAGGGCGATGAAGTGCCGATGCATCTGCTCGGTGACCACGCGGTAGCGCTGGCGAATCCCGCGCTCGTTCAGTCGTTGCAAGCATTTTCCGGCCAGCGTGTGCATGCGGTTGCAGCGATCGGCAATCCGCCGCGTTTTTTTGCCGCGCTGCGCAGCCATGGACTCGACCTGGTTGAACATGCCTTTGCCGACCATCATCTCTATGTCGCGAGCGATCTGGCTTTTGCCGACGACTTGCCGATTTTGATGACCGAAAAAGATGCAGTGAAATGCCGCTCTTTCGCCCAGCCAAATCTCTGGTTTGTACCGGTTCGCGCTGAATTGCCAGAGGCATTTTTCGACGCCGTTGTGGCCAAGCTGACGAAGTCTGCACGCGCGGAAATTAGCGGTTGA
- the mgtA gene encoding magnesium-translocating P-type ATPase — MFDRISLISIALPNVVRDRARAEAAARGNLMLLEMVQAEGSDVLQRLGVSGDGLNEAEVESRLEEYGPNVVAQEKKKSFLSEIAHRFFTNPINILLTVLAVISYLGDDAVGASIMLAMVFMAVFLSYFQEARTGRAVEKLRSMVSNTATARRVPAIDEDAEKAASLPLAQKIEVPIDQLVPGDVVHLSAGDMIPADLRLLTAKDLFINQSALTGESMPVEKFAGVDHEAKAPLEARNLGFMGSNVISGSATAVVIATGTKTYFGALAGSLIGQRVQTSFDKGVHRFAWLMIRFMAVMVPLVFLINGVTKGDWLQAFMFAVSVAVGLTPEMLPMIVTINLAKGAMAMAKKDVIVKRLSAIQNFGAIDVLCTDKTGTLTQDKVILQRHVDIAGNEDQNVLEFAYLNSHYQTGLKNLLDLAVLEQFDGEMRARMEASYTLVDEVPFDFSRRRMSVIVKDQHGKHFLIAKGAVAETLGICVSLRDEDTSEALMTPEKFDEVRSVARDMNEDGFRVIALGMREIDAKPAYSLADETDLTLMGFLAFLDPPKDSAAEAIRALNENGVAVKILTGDNATVTGNVCRQVGFEVTNYLVGPQVEAMSDDELTLATRTTQVFARLNPQQKVRVIEALHRDGHVVGFMGDGINDGPALRAADVGISVDTAVDIAKESADIILLEKSLMVLEEGVLEGRKVFGNILKYIKMTASSNFGNMFSVIGASAFLPFLPIAPVQILLNNLLYDFSQTSVATDDVDKEYLAKPRKWDLPAITRFMLFIGPISSIFDYVLFAVMWFVFKANSPEHASLFQTGWFVESLLSQTLIVHVIRTGKIPFLESRASLALTITTLTICLIGAVLPYSPLAVKFGFTPLPALYWLFLGLILVAYMALTQFVKVRLVRRFGML, encoded by the coding sequence ATGTTCGATCGTATTTCCCTAATTTCCATCGCGCTGCCGAATGTAGTGCGCGATCGTGCGCGCGCTGAAGCCGCTGCGCGCGGTAATCTCATGCTGCTGGAAATGGTCCAGGCCGAAGGCAGCGATGTCTTGCAGCGTCTCGGTGTCAGCGGCGATGGCTTGAACGAGGCCGAAGTCGAGTCGCGCCTCGAAGAATACGGCCCGAACGTGGTCGCGCAGGAAAAGAAAAAATCTTTCCTGAGCGAAATCGCCCATCGTTTTTTCACCAATCCGATCAACATCCTGCTGACCGTACTCGCGGTGATTTCGTATCTCGGCGACGATGCGGTCGGCGCATCGATCATGCTGGCGATGGTGTTCATGGCGGTGTTCCTGTCGTATTTTCAGGAAGCACGCACCGGTCGTGCGGTCGAAAAATTGCGCAGCATGGTCAGCAATACCGCGACTGCGCGGCGTGTTCCGGCGATCGATGAAGATGCCGAAAAAGCGGCGTCGTTGCCGCTCGCGCAGAAGATCGAAGTGCCGATCGACCAGCTTGTGCCGGGCGATGTCGTGCATCTTTCGGCAGGCGACATGATTCCCGCCGACCTGCGCCTGCTCACCGCAAAAGATCTGTTCATCAATCAGTCCGCGCTGACTGGCGAATCGATGCCGGTGGAAAAATTCGCGGGCGTCGATCACGAGGCCAAGGCGCCGCTCGAAGCGCGCAATCTCGGTTTCATGGGCAGCAACGTGATCAGCGGCAGCGCTACCGCCGTGGTGATTGCGACCGGAACAAAAACCTATTTCGGTGCGCTCGCCGGTTCGCTGATCGGCCAGCGCGTGCAGACCAGTTTCGACAAGGGTGTGCATCGTTTTGCGTGGCTGATGATCCGCTTCATGGCGGTGATGGTGCCGTTGGTATTCCTGATCAACGGCGTCACCAAGGGCGATTGGCTGCAGGCTTTCATGTTCGCGGTTTCGGTGGCGGTTGGACTCACGCCGGAAATGCTGCCGATGATCGTCACGATCAATCTCGCCAAAGGCGCGATGGCGATGGCGAAAAAAGACGTGATCGTGAAACGTCTCAGCGCGATCCAGAATTTCGGCGCGATCGATGTGCTTTGCACCGACAAGACCGGCACCTTGACGCAGGACAAAGTCATCCTGCAGCGGCATGTCGATATTGCCGGCAACGAAGACCAGAACGTACTCGAGTTTGCATATCTCAACAGCCATTACCAGACCGGGCTGAAGAACCTGCTCGATCTCGCCGTGCTCGAACAATTCGATGGCGAGATGCGTGCGCGCATGGAGGCCAGCTACACGTTGGTCGATGAAGTGCCGTTCGATTTTTCGCGTCGACGCATGTCGGTAATCGTCAAGGATCAACACGGTAAACATTTCCTGATCGCGAAAGGTGCTGTGGCGGAAACGCTCGGTATCTGTGTTTCGCTGCGTGACGAAGATACGAGCGAGGCGCTCATGACGCCGGAAAAATTCGACGAAGTGCGTAGCGTCGCGCGCGACATGAATGAGGATGGCTTTCGCGTGATCGCGCTCGGCATGCGCGAGATCGACGCCAAGCCGGCGTATTCGCTCGCCGATGAAACCGATCTCACGTTGATGGGTTTTCTGGCGTTTCTCGATCCGCCGAAGGACAGCGCGGCCGAGGCGATTCGGGCGCTCAACGAAAACGGCGTCGCGGTGAAAATCCTCACTGGCGATAACGCGACCGTGACCGGCAACGTCTGTCGCCAGGTTGGTTTCGAAGTCACCAATTATCTGGTCGGCCCGCAGGTCGAGGCGATGAGTGATGACGAACTCACGCTCGCCACGCGCACGACGCAGGTGTTTGCGCGCTTGAATCCGCAGCAGAAAGTGCGCGTGATCGAGGCGCTACATCGCGACGGCCACGTCGTTGGATTCATGGGCGATGGCATCAACGATGGTCCGGCGCTGCGCGCGGCCGATGTTGGCATCTCGGTCGATACCGCGGTCGATATCGCCAAGGAATCCGCCGACATCATCCTGCTCGAAAAAAGCCTGATGGTGTTGGAAGAGGGAGTGCTCGAAGGCCGCAAGGTATTCGGCAATATCCTCAAGTACATCAAGATGACCGCGAGTTCGAACTTCGGCAACATGTTCAGCGTAATCGGCGCGAGCGCATTTTTGCCATTCCTGCCGATCGCGCCGGTGCAGATTCTGCTCAACAATCTGCTCTACGATTTTTCGCAGACCTCGGTCGCTACCGACGATGTCGACAAGGAGTATCTGGCCAAGCCGCGCAAGTGGGATCTGCCGGCGATCACACGTTTCATGCTGTTCATCGGCCCGATCAGCTCGATCTTCGACTACGTTCTGTTTGCCGTGATGTGGTTTGTATTCAAGGCGAATTCGCCGGAGCACGCCTCACTGTTCCAGACCGGCTGGTTCGTCGAATCGCTGTTGTCGCAGACCCTGATCGTGCATGTGATCCGCACCGGCAAGATTCCGTTCCTCGAAAGCCGCGCGAGTCTGGCGCTGACCATCACCACGCTGACGATCTGCCTCATCGGTGCGGTGCTGCCGTATTCGCCACTCGCGGTGAAGTTCGGTTTCACACCGCTGCCGGCGCTGTACTGGCTGTTCCTCGGTCTGATTTTGGTCGCCTACATGGCACTGACGCAGTTCGTCAAAGTCCGGTTGGTACGACGTTTCGGCATGCTCTGA
- a CDS encoding sterol desaturase family protein, translating into MSLDAVVSAATDFAKQSFNVLTYLAVITTIGLLIERIFPAERGQSWSRLRFNLLCVPIVFLLGGFVASRVAPLISAYTGPSHPGWLHIAFDDGFWGSLAAIVLYMLIYDFFYYWWHRAQHESPWLWAQHQLHHSDRAINITSSMRHHWLESPLRVFSTTLPMALLFDLKNPDVVWLVTIFGFWPFFIHMNLRLPLGPLTPIVAGPQYHRIHHSLQPEHHNTNYAAYLPLWDIVFRTAYLPKPDEFPATGLDEHEDRSLWHMLWQPFIDWSKRLRALMSPVTPSAEK; encoded by the coding sequence ATGAGTTTGGACGCCGTAGTGAGTGCCGCGACAGATTTTGCCAAGCAGTCGTTTAATGTACTGACCTATCTTGCAGTAATCACGACCATTGGTTTGCTGATCGAACGGATTTTTCCGGCCGAACGCGGCCAGTCGTGGTCGCGCCTGCGCTTCAATCTGTTGTGTGTGCCGATCGTTTTTCTGCTGGGCGGATTTGTGGCATCACGGGTTGCGCCGCTGATTTCGGCGTATACCGGGCCGAGTCACCCGGGCTGGTTGCATATTGCCTTCGATGACGGTTTCTGGGGGTCGTTGGCCGCGATTGTGTTGTACATGCTGATCTACGATTTTTTCTACTACTGGTGGCACCGCGCCCAACATGAAAGTCCGTGGTTGTGGGCACAACATCAGCTGCATCATAGTGATCGCGCGATCAATATCACCAGCTCGATGCGGCATCACTGGCTGGAATCGCCGCTGCGAGTGTTTAGCACAACCTTGCCGATGGCGTTGCTGTTCGACCTGAAAAATCCCGATGTGGTCTGGCTCGTGACGATCTTCGGATTCTGGCCATTCTTCATCCACATGAACTTGCGTTTGCCGCTCGGTCCGCTCACGCCGATCGTGGCTGGGCCGCAATATCACCGCATCCATCATTCGTTGCAACCCGAGCATCACAACACCAATTACGCCGCCTATTTGCCGTTATGGGATATTGTATTTCGGACTGCGTATTTACCGAAGCCCGATGAGTTTCCGGCCACCGGTCTGGACGAGCATGAAGATCGCAGTTTGTGGCACATGCTCTGGCAGCCGTTTATCGACTGGTCAAAACGCTTGCGCGCACTGATGTCGCCGGTTACGCCGAGCGCGGAAAAATGA
- a CDS encoding acyltransferase family protein has protein sequence MSSTHDAKDAFGIELLQAIAIGLVVLAHGLMLALPTWPNLFVAFTLLSLFGIELLLLLAGFTIGAELIELLQSRGRVRDFWRQRAWRMLPNYYLFLVLACLLYSLLFKIFPGGWNYLWLGQSLLAPAANGFFPESWRIAIEVWFFLLAPLPLILIAQYLRDRSSAIPWFSLMLILSMPALRMIYILDMHPAWDGGLRKITLLRPDALAWGMLFCYWKLRNPVPWEKHAGKMAAAGFAILLPCAMYAMGLANRGNVSLSSTNDAIFSAALFSFLPAGLACLLPLLDRWLVPCSAGLRAVVSSLSRYSYALYFAHIPLLFVLLYCARDAIKDQPSLILFAGFGWIILSMVAAALVFRFFEEPLRRFGTARVASKNDSTA, from the coding sequence ATGAGTTCGACACACGACGCAAAAGATGCGTTCGGAATCGAGCTCCTGCAAGCCATTGCGATTGGGTTGGTGGTATTGGCCCATGGCTTGATGCTGGCATTACCGACATGGCCGAACCTATTTGTCGCCTTCACCTTGTTATCGTTATTCGGTATTGAGCTGTTGCTGTTGTTGGCGGGTTTTACGATTGGTGCGGAGTTGATCGAACTACTGCAATCGCGTGGTCGTGTACGTGATTTCTGGCGACAGCGTGCGTGGCGAATGTTGCCCAACTATTATTTGTTTCTGGTGCTGGCCTGTTTGTTGTATTCGCTTTTGTTCAAAATTTTTCCTGGTGGCTGGAATTATCTGTGGCTCGGACAATCACTCCTCGCGCCAGCGGCGAATGGATTTTTTCCCGAGAGCTGGCGTATCGCCATTGAGGTGTGGTTTTTTCTTCTGGCGCCGCTACCGTTGATCCTGATCGCGCAATATTTGCGGGATCGCTCAAGCGCCATTCCGTGGTTCAGCCTGATGCTGATCCTGTCGATGCCCGCACTTCGCATGATCTATATTCTTGACATGCATCCGGCCTGGGATGGGGGGCTGCGGAAAATCACCCTGTTGCGTCCGGATGCGCTGGCTTGGGGCATGCTGTTTTGTTATTGGAAACTGCGTAACCCGGTGCCGTGGGAAAAGCACGCCGGCAAAATGGCCGCAGCGGGTTTTGCGATTTTGTTGCCGTGCGCGATGTACGCCATGGGCTTGGCGAATCGCGGCAATGTTTCGTTGAGTAGCACCAACGACGCGATATTTTCAGCGGCCCTGTTTTCTTTTTTGCCGGCAGGTCTGGCTTGTCTGCTACCGTTGCTGGACAGGTGGCTGGTCCCCTGCAGTGCAGGTTTGCGCGCTGTCGTGAGCAGTTTGAGTCGTTACAGTTATGCTTTGTATTTCGCGCATATCCCGCTGTTGTTCGTGCTGCTTTATTGCGCTCGGGACGCGATTAAAGATCAACCGTCGCTCATCCTTTTTGCGGGCTTCGGCTGGATAATTTTGAGCATGGTCGCCGCCGCACTGGTGTTCCGCTTTTTCGAAGAACCCCTACGGCGTTTTGGCACTGCACGAGTTGCTTCCAAGAATGATTCCACAGCTTGA
- a CDS encoding DHA2 family efflux MFS transporter permease subunit, with the protein MSAPAPSAPPFRPPNLALATIGLSLATFMQVLDTTIANVSLPTIAGNLGVSADQSTWVITSFAVSNAIALPLTGWLTRRVGEVRLFIWATLLFTLASFLCGISQSMGMLILFRIIQGAVAGPMYPITQSLLISIYPAAKRGQALALLAMVTVVAPIAGPILGGWITDNYNWPWIFFINVPIGIFACSVVASQMRGRPVFLERPKMDYVGLITLIIGVGALQILLDKGNDEDWFQSTFIVTLAIIAAISLVIFLIWELTDKNPIVDLRLFRHRNFAAGTLVLVLAYAAFFGIGLLVPQWLQRNLGYTSTWAGLATAPIGILPVLLTPFVGKYAGRFDLRALGMMAFAIMGSTCLLRAGFNLDVDFKHVALVQLLQGLGVSLFFMPILQILLSDLQPNEIASGGGLATFLRTLGASFSASWITYMWQHRAILHHAQLAEKITVYDPTSQAAIATLGQGSTVRAGFVLDQMITQQSYQISFNELFFMLGCVFGALTLIVWLAKPPFSSKAGPAAATAGGH; encoded by the coding sequence ATGAGTGCCCCGGCACCAAGCGCACCTCCGTTTCGTCCACCCAATCTCGCGCTGGCAACTATCGGCCTGTCGCTTGCCACGTTCATGCAGGTGCTCGACACGACGATCGCCAACGTGTCGTTGCCGACGATCGCCGGCAACCTCGGCGTGAGCGCGGATCAAAGCACGTGGGTAATTACCTCGTTCGCGGTCAGCAACGCGATTGCGTTGCCGCTGACCGGCTGGCTCACGCGAAGAGTCGGCGAAGTGCGATTGTTCATCTGGGCGACCTTGCTATTCACGCTGGCGTCGTTCCTGTGCGGCATCTCGCAAAGCATGGGCATGCTAATTCTGTTCCGCATCATTCAAGGCGCTGTGGCCGGGCCGATGTATCCGATCACGCAGAGTTTGCTGATCTCGATTTATCCCGCGGCGAAACGCGGTCAAGCGTTGGCGTTGCTGGCGATGGTGACCGTGGTCGCGCCGATTGCCGGGCCGATTCTCGGCGGCTGGATCACCGACAATTACAACTGGCCGTGGATCTTTTTCATCAACGTGCCGATCGGTATTTTTGCGTGCAGCGTGGTCGCGAGCCAGATGCGCGGACGTCCGGTGTTTCTCGAACGGCCGAAGATGGATTATGTCGGCCTGATCACGCTGATCATCGGCGTCGGCGCGCTGCAGATTTTGCTCGACAAGGGCAACGACGAAGATTGGTTCCAGTCCACATTCATTGTCACACTGGCGATCATTGCAGCGATTTCGCTGGTGATTTTTCTGATCTGGGAACTTACCGACAAGAATCCGATCGTCGATCTGCGCCTGTTCCGCCATCGCAACTTCGCCGCCGGCACTCTGGTGCTGGTACTCGCCTACGCCGCATTTTTCGGCATCGGCCTGCTCGTACCGCAATGGTTGCAACGCAATCTCGGCTACACCTCGACGTGGGCCGGATTGGCCACCGCGCCGATCGGAATTCTGCCGGTGCTACTGACGCCCTTCGTCGGCAAATACGCTGGGCGATTCGACCTGCGCGCGCTCGGCATGATGGCGTTTGCGATAATGGGTTCGACCTGCTTGCTGCGCGCCGGGTTCAATCTCGATGTCGATTTCAAACATGTTGCCTTGGTGCAGTTGCTTCAGGGTCTTGGCGTGTCGCTGTTCTTCATGCCGATCCTGCAGATTCTGTTGTCCGATTTGCAGCCCAACGAAATCGCCAGCGGCGGCGGACTCGCCACCTTCCTGCGCACGCTCGGCGCGAGTTTCTCAGCATCGTGGATCACCTACATGTGGCAGCATCGCGCGATTCTCCATCACGCCCAGCTCGCGGAAAAAATCACCGTGTACGATCCGACCTCGCAAGCGGCAATCGCGACCTTGGGCCAAGGCAGCACGGTACGCGCAGGATTCGTGCTCGACCAGATGATCACGCAACAGAGCTACCAGATTTCGTTCAACGAACTGTTCTTCATGCTCGGCTGCGTGTTCGGTGCGCTGACCTTGATCGTGTGGCTGGCCAAACCGCCGTTCTCCAGCAAGGCCGGGCCGGCGGCAGCTACGGCAGGCGGTCATTGA
- a CDS encoding HlyD family efflux transporter periplasmic adaptor subunit, which translates to MSNETSNPGSANTATPKNTSKRRWMLRGLAAVCVIAAIAVTAWYFMVGRWYEKTEDAYIDGNVVQITPLVAGTVISIGADDNDLAQAGQTLIEFDPSDARVALSQAEANLARAVRQVRGLFSNVSSLEADLNAKQVSLDKARADYQRRKNLASSGAISNEELAHAREALAGAESAMAGSKQQLETSKALVDDTAIASHPEVLSASAALRQAYLATVRTTLVAPVTGYVAKRSAQVGQRVQAGTPLMAVVPLGQAWVAANFKETQLQHMRLGQKVTLRSDLYGSDVEYNGRISGLGVGTGSAFSLLPAQNATGNWIKIVQRVPVRITIDPKELQQHPLRVGLSMSAEVDLHDQSGQVLSQKARTEPVFSTDIYKQQLSEGDALVDRIIRENMAQVAGGDASGGNSRQRSKH; encoded by the coding sequence ATGAGCAACGAAACTTCCAATCCCGGTTCTGCCAATACTGCGACTCCGAAAAATACCAGCAAGCGCCGCTGGATGCTGCGCGGCCTCGCTGCCGTCTGCGTGATCGCCGCGATTGCGGTGACGGCGTGGTATTTCATGGTCGGTCGCTGGTATGAAAAAACCGAAGACGCCTACATCGACGGCAACGTGGTGCAGATCACGCCGCTGGTGGCGGGCACCGTGATCAGTATCGGCGCCGACGACAACGACCTCGCACAAGCCGGCCAGACCTTGATCGAATTCGATCCGAGCGATGCGCGTGTCGCCCTGTCGCAAGCCGAAGCCAATCTGGCTCGCGCAGTGCGTCAGGTACGCGGCTTGTTCAGCAACGTCAGCAGTCTCGAAGCCGATCTCAACGCCAAACAGGTGTCGCTGGACAAGGCGCGCGCCGACTATCAGCGCCGCAAGAATCTGGCGAGCAGCGGCGCGATCTCGAACGAAGAACTGGCGCATGCCCGTGAGGCATTGGCCGGCGCGGAAAGCGCGATGGCCGGATCGAAACAGCAGCTCGAAACCTCGAAGGCGCTGGTCGACGATACCGCGATCGCCTCGCATCCCGAGGTACTGTCGGCCAGTGCGGCATTGCGTCAGGCGTATCTCGCCACCGTGCGCACGACCTTGGTCGCGCCCGTCACTGGTTATGTCGCGAAACGTTCGGCGCAGGTCGGCCAACGTGTGCAAGCCGGCACGCCGCTGATGGCAGTGGTGCCGCTCGGCCAAGCTTGGGTGGCGGCGAACTTCAAGGAAACCCAATTGCAACACATGCGACTCGGCCAGAAGGTCACTCTGCGTTCCGATCTGTACGGCAGCGATGTCGAATACAACGGTCGCATTTCCGGCCTCGGCGTTGGCACTGGCAGCGCGTTCTCGCTGTTGCCGGCGCAGAACGCCACCGGCAACTGGATCAAGATCGTGCAGCGTGTTCCGGTGCGCATCACGATCGATCCGAAAGAGCTGCAGCAGCATCCGTTGCGCGTCGGTTTGTCGATGTCAGCCGAAGTGGATCTGCACGATCAATCCGGTCAGGTGTTATCGCAAAAGGCGCGTACCGAGCCGGTGTTTTCGACCGACATCTACAAACAGCAACTCAGCGAGGGTGACGCTCTGGTCGATCGCATTATCCGCGAGAACATGGCGCAGGTGGCCGGCGGCGACGCAAGCGGCGGCAACTCGCGCCAACGCAGCAAACACTGA